Proteins from one Prinia subflava isolate CZ2003 ecotype Zambia chromosome 4, Cam_Psub_1.2, whole genome shotgun sequence genomic window:
- the PRDM4 gene encoding PR domain zinc finger protein 4 yields MHPRMNEMNLSPVGMDQLTSSSVSNALPVSGGHLGLAASPTHSAIPAPGLPVAIPNLGPSLSSLPSALSLMLPMGIGDRGVMCGLPERNYTLPPPPYPHLESSYFRHILPGILSYLADRPPPQYIHPNTINVDSNPALSVSNNPSALDPYQPSGTVGLEPGIVSMDSRTVNTHGPQNLHPSDSHEVALDTAITMESVSRVTSPISTEGMAEELTMDDVAGDHTQIPNGSRSHESLAVDAVGSNLTSDTVGHGGVIPIHGSTLELPVVMEPDHIAGRVTGISDSTLNDPIHTVAMSTNSVSVALPTSHNLASLDSVALHEVGLSLEPVAVSSISQEVAMGPSHVDVSADNLAFVPSSLQMEDSNSNKENMATLFTIWCTLCDKAYPSDCPDHGPVTFVPDSPIESRARLSLPKQLLLRQSIMGAEAGVWTRETIPVRTCFGPLIGQQSHSLEVADWTDKAASHIWKIYHNGVLEFCIITADENECNWMMFVHKARNREEQNLVAYPHDGKIYFCTSRDIPPEHELLFYYSRDYAQQLGVPEHPDVHVCHCGKECASYADFKAHLSSHIHNHLPTQGHSSNHGPGHGKERKWKCSMCPQAFISPSKLHVHFMGHMGMKPHKCDFCSKAFSDPSNLRTHLKIHTGQKNYRCTLCDKSFTQKAHLESHMVIHTGEKNLKCDYCEKLFMRRQDLKQHVLTHTQERQIKCPKCDKLFLRTNHLKKHLNSHEGKRDYVCEKCSKAYLTKYHLTRHLKICKGPTSSLSAPEEEEEEDSEEELIDSMRTEDCRINSGVYSTGDVLSGHK; encoded by the exons ATGCACCCCAG AATGAATGAAATGAACCTGAGTCCTGTAGGGATGGACCAGCTGACCTCTTCCTCTGTGAGCAATGCCCTGCCAGTCTCAGGAGGTCACTTGGGCTTGGCAGCATCACCCACTCACAGCGCCATACCAGCACCAG GCTTGCCTGTTGCAATTCCAAACCTGGGCCCCTCCTTGAGTTCCTTGCCCTCTGCTCTATCTCTGATGCTCCCAATGGGTATTGGAGATCGAGGAGTGATGTGTGGTCTACCAGAGAGAAACTACACTCTACCTCCACCACCATACCCTCACCTGGAGAGCAGCTATTTCAGACACATTCTACCTG GTATCTTATCTTACTTGGCTGACAGACCACCACCTCAGTACATCCATCCCAACACTATAAATGTTGACAGCAATCCAGCATTGTCAGTGTCCAACAATCCCTCAGCCCTGGATCCCTACCAGCCCAGTGGGACCGTGGGGCTGGAACCGGGGATTGTCTCCATGGACTCCCGCACAGTGAACACACATGGTCCTCAAAATCTGCATCCTAGTGACAGCCACGAGGTAGCACTGGACACTGCAATCACCATGGAGAGCGTTTCGAGGGTAACCAGCCCCATCTCCACAGAAGGGatggcagaggagctgacaaTGGATGATGTAGCTGGGGATCACACGCAGATCCCGAACGGCTCCCGGAGCCACGAATCTTTAGCCGTAGACGCAGTGGGGAGTAACTTAACATCAGACACTGTGGGACACGGCGGTGTCATTCCCATTCACGGTAGCACTTTGGAACTCCCTGTTGTCATGGAGCCCGACCACATTGCTGGGCGGGTGACAGGGATATCGGACAGCACACTAAATGACCCCATTCATACTGTGGCCATGAGCACCAACTCTGTGAGTGTGGCGCTCCCTACCTCACACAACCTCGCTTCTCTGGACTCAGTAGCCTTGCATGAAGTGGGTCTCAGCCTGGAGCCCGTGGCAGTGTCTTCCATAAGTCAGGAAGTAGCCATGGGGCCAAGCCATGTCGATGTGTCTGCAGACAATCTTGCCTTTGTACCGTCATCTCTGCAAATGGAAGACTCCAATTCCAACAAGGAGAACATGGCAACCTTGTTTACCATAT GGTGCACGCTGTGTGACAAGGCGTATCCCTCAGACTGCCCGGACCACGGGCCCGTCACCTTTGTCCCCGATAGCCCCATCGAGAGCCgagccaggctgtccctgccgAAGCAGCTGCTCCTGCGGCAGTCCATAATGGGAGCTGAGGCGG GTGTGTGGACACGAGAAACCATTCCTGTGAGGACTTGTTTCGGACCTTTGATCGGGCAGCAGAGCCATTCTCTGGAGGTGGCCGACTGGACAGACAAAGCAGCCAGTCACATCTGGAAG ATCTATCACAACGGTGTCCTGGAGTTCTGCATCATCACAGCTGATGAAAATGAATGTAACTGGATGATGTTTGTACACAAAGCCAG GAACCGGGAGGAGCAGAACCTGGTAGCTTATCCTCATGATGGAAAAATTTACTTCTGCACCTCTCGGGACATCCCCCCTGAACACGAGCTTCTCTTCTATTACAGTCGGGACTATGCACAACAGCTTG GTGTCCCTGAGCATCCAGACGTGCATGTCTGCCACTGCGGGAAGGAATGCGCTTCCTACGCGGACTTCAAGGCCCATTTGAGCAGCCATATTCACAACCACCTCCCCACTCAGGGGCACAGCAGCAACCACGGGCCAGGCCATGGCAAGGAAAGGAAGTGGAAGTGCTCCATGTGCCCCCAGGCTTTCATCTCCCCTTCCAAGCTGCACGTGCACTTCATGGGGCACATGGGCATGAAGCCGCACAAGTGCGATTTCTGTAGCAAAGCCTTCAGCGATCCAAGCAACTTACGGACACACCTCAAGATCCATACAG GTCAGAAGAATTACCGCTGCACCCTCTGTGACAAATCGTTCACGCAGAAGGCTCACCTGGAGTCGCACATGGTGATCCACACCGGCGAGAAGAACCTCAAGTGTGATTACTGTGAGAAGCTCTTCATGCGGAGGCAGGACCTCAAGCAGCACGTCCTCACTCACACACA AGAACGGCAGATCAAGTGCCCCAAGTGTGACAAGCTGTTTCTGAGGACAAATCACTTGAAGAAGCATCTCAATTCACATGAAGGAAAGAGGGACTATGTCTGTGAAAAATGCTCCAAGGCTTATCTAACCAAATATCACCTCACTCGacacttaaaaatatgtaaaggACCCACATCCAGTCTGTCAGCcccagaggaggaagaggaagaggattCAGAGGAGGAATTGATAGACTCTATGAGGACTGAAGACTGTAGGATTAACAGTGGAGTCTATTCAACAGGTGATGTTCTCTCTGGACACAAATAA
- the ASCL4 gene encoding achaete-scute homolog 4, translating to MDSTKDDDRLLKRIAFPGAVSLANSHMHPHGVPLREPFGVPFHLNPSYWEQAYSGHTGRISYIPFPGYMGIYDYSFEPAFVRKRNERERQRVRCVNEGYTRLREHLPKEFADKRLSKVETLRAAISYIKYLQSLLDCHPLGSTSKETLSAKECPGTPSPASLRECNSDGESKTSSASSPYSEFEETGS from the coding sequence atgGACAGCACTAAAGATGATGATAGACTGTTGAAGAGGATTGCAtttccaggagctgtgtccctggCTAACAGCCACATGCACCCCCATGGGGTACCCCTGAGAGAGCCCTTTGGGGTTCCCTTCCACCTGAACCCATCTTACTGGGAGCAAGCCTATAGTGGGCACACAGGTCGCATCTCCTACATCCCATTTCCTGGCTACATGGGCATCTATGACTATTCCTTCGAGCCTGCCTTCGTTCGGAAGAGGAACGAGCGGGAGAGGCAGCGGGTGCGCTGCGTGAACGAGGGCTACACGCGCCTGCGGGAGCACCTGCCCAAAGAATTCGCTGACAAGCGCCTCAGCAAAGTGGAGACCCTGAGAGCTGCAATAAGCTACATCAAATACCTGCAGAGCTTGCTGGACTGCCATCCCTTGGGCTCTACCAGCAAGGAAACGCTCTCTGCCAAGGAGTGCCCAGGAACTCCCAGTCCGGCTTCCCTGCGGGAGTGCAACAGCGATGGAGAGTCCAAAACGTCTTCAGCATCATCCCCCTACAGTGAATTTGAGGAGACGGGCAGCTAG